The following are encoded together in the Bradyrhizobium algeriense genome:
- the tcuA gene encoding FAD-dependent tricarballylate dehydrogenase TcuA, with the protein MTRKFDVLVIGGGNAALCAAISARRAGASVLVLEGAPKFYRGGNTRHTRNMRCAHDAATDILTGPYTEEEFWDDLLRLTGGQTDEELAKFMIAESKDILNWIVEQGVRWQPSLGGTLSLGRTNSFFLGGGRAMLNALYLTAEKLGVEIAYDAEVTDLQIEEGMFLSATLKQPIDGAAEIRASALVAAAGGFEANIEWLKEYWGDAADNFLIRGTPYNRGSILKLLLDKGVQDIGDPTQCHAVAIDARAPKFDGGIITRHDSVVFGIVVNKHAQRFYDEGEDIWPKRYAIWGRLVAAQPDQIAYIIFDSTVVTSFMPTLFPPIAGATLAELADKLGLEPAGLEKTVTDFNAAVQPGTFDHTILDDCRTEGITPPKTHWARRIETAPFLAYPVRPGITFTYLGTRVNKQSRMVMKDGKPSANMFAAGEIMAGNVLGKGYAAGIGMTIGSVFGRVAGREAAKNARN; encoded by the coding sequence TTGACTCGGAAATTTGATGTGCTGGTGATCGGCGGCGGCAACGCCGCTTTGTGCGCCGCCATCAGCGCCCGGCGAGCGGGCGCTTCCGTGCTGGTGCTGGAAGGCGCGCCAAAGTTCTATCGCGGCGGTAACACCCGCCACACCCGCAACATGCGCTGTGCCCATGATGCCGCGACCGACATCCTCACCGGCCCGTACACCGAAGAAGAATTCTGGGACGATCTGCTGCGCCTGACCGGCGGGCAGACCGACGAGGAACTGGCCAAGTTCATGATCGCCGAGTCCAAGGACATCCTGAACTGGATCGTCGAACAGGGCGTGCGCTGGCAACCCTCGCTCGGCGGCACGCTGAGCCTCGGCCGCACCAATTCGTTCTTCCTCGGTGGCGGACGCGCGATGCTCAACGCGCTTTATCTCACCGCGGAAAAACTCGGCGTCGAGATCGCCTACGATGCTGAAGTGACCGATCTCCAGATCGAGGAGGGCATGTTTCTGTCCGCGACGCTGAAGCAGCCGATCGATGGCGCCGCCGAAATCCGCGCTTCGGCGCTGGTCGCCGCCGCCGGTGGATTTGAAGCCAACATCGAATGGCTCAAGGAATACTGGGGCGATGCCGCCGATAATTTCCTGATCCGCGGCACGCCCTATAACCGCGGCTCCATTCTTAAGCTCCTGCTCGACAAGGGCGTGCAGGACATCGGCGATCCCACCCAATGCCACGCGGTGGCGATCGATGCCCGCGCGCCGAAATTCGACGGCGGCATCATCACGCGGCACGACTCGGTCGTGTTTGGCATCGTCGTCAACAAGCACGCCCAGCGCTTCTACGACGAGGGCGAGGACATCTGGCCGAAGCGCTACGCCATCTGGGGCCGGCTGGTGGCAGCCCAGCCGGATCAGATCGCTTACATCATTTTCGATTCCACTGTTGTCACCAGCTTCATGCCGACGCTGTTTCCGCCGATTGCGGGTGCAACGCTTGCCGAACTCGCCGATAAGCTCGGACTCGAACCGGCCGGGCTGGAGAAAACGGTGACCGATTTCAACGCCGCGGTGCAGCCCGGCACCTTCGACCACACCATCCTCGACGACTGCCGCACCGAAGGCATCACGCCGCCGAAGACGCATTGGGCGCGCAGGATCGAGACGGCGCCTTTTCTCGCCTATCCGGTGCGGCCCGGCATCACCTTCACCTATCTCGGCACCCGCGTGAACAAGCAGTCGCGCATGGTGATGAAGGACGGCAAGCCTTCCGCCAACATGTTCGCGGCCGGTGAGATCATGGCCGGCAATGTGCTTGGCAAGGGATATGCCGCCGGCATCGGCATGACCATCGGCAGCGTGTTCGGCCGCGTGGCGGGACGGGAAGCGGCGAAGAATGCGAGGAATTAG
- a CDS encoding esterase, protein MMRLAIVSAVSVLISTTLANAAEPIALRDMGSFHVGGRLVEISGKPVKEVTFTPGGVPAKVDPNGTYQVEQMYVQYFLPANEKGAYPLLMWHGGGLTGVTYETTPDGREGWLNYFLRKGWAVYNSDAVERGRAGWAQYPDVFKSEPVFLTTANPFERFRIGDGAGSYDPDPAKRKLMPGSQFPNEGYENFVKQNVPRWTTTDDAIIAAYIAEIDRVGPSIILFHSQAGSFGFKVAQARPDKVKALIAIEPAGLGDPAKVDALKGIPTLIVYGDYIEKDSRWPKIRANGIAFADAVKAAGGSVDVVDLPQAGIKGNSHMVMMDKNNAEVAALIQKWLEGKGLTK, encoded by the coding sequence ATGATGCGCCTTGCGATTGTTTCTGCGGTTTCCGTTTTGATCAGCACGACGCTCGCCAACGCTGCCGAGCCGATTGCGTTGCGCGACATGGGTTCGTTCCATGTCGGCGGGCGCCTGGTCGAGATCTCCGGCAAGCCGGTGAAGGAAGTCACCTTCACGCCCGGCGGCGTGCCTGCGAAGGTTGATCCCAACGGCACCTATCAGGTCGAGCAGATGTATGTGCAGTATTTTCTGCCCGCCAACGAAAAGGGCGCCTATCCGCTGCTGATGTGGCACGGCGGCGGGTTGACTGGCGTCACCTACGAGACGACGCCGGACGGACGCGAGGGCTGGCTGAACTATTTCCTGCGCAAGGGCTGGGCCGTCTACAATTCCGACGCGGTCGAGCGTGGCCGCGCCGGCTGGGCGCAATACCCTGACGTCTTCAAGAGCGAGCCGGTGTTCCTCACGACAGCCAATCCGTTCGAGCGTTTTCGCATCGGCGACGGCGCGGGCTCCTATGATCCCGATCCGGCCAAGCGCAAGCTGATGCCGGGCAGCCAGTTTCCCAACGAAGGCTATGAGAATTTCGTCAAGCAGAACGTGCCGCGCTGGACCACCACCGATGACGCGATCATCGCCGCCTATATCGCCGAGATCGACCGCGTCGGTCCTTCCATCATCCTGTTCCACAGCCAGGCCGGCAGTTTTGGCTTCAAGGTGGCGCAGGCGCGGCCCGACAAGGTCAAGGCCTTGATTGCGATCGAGCCGGCCGGCCTCGGCGATCCCGCCAAGGTCGATGCCTTGAAAGGCATTCCGACGCTGATCGTCTACGGCGACTACATCGAGAAGGATTCGCGCTGGCCGAAAATACGCGCCAACGGCATCGCCTTTGCGGACGCCGTCAAGGCCGCCGGCGGCAGCGTCGATGTCGTCGACCTGCCGCAAGCCGGCATCAAGGGCAATTCGCACATGGTGATGATGGACAAGAACAATGCCGAGGTCGCCGCCCTGATCCAGAAATGGCTCGAGGGCAAGGGGCTGACGAAGTAA
- the tcuB gene encoding tricarballylate utilization 4Fe-4S protein TcuB: MHGTRILEEADRLMTVCNSCRYCEGLCAVFPAMEMRRAFSDGDLNYLANLCHSCGACYTDCQFSPPHEFDVNVPKTLAVARAESYAAYTWPRAFSGAFARNGLVISLVAALSVAAFIFGFAALNDRQVLFGAHTGPGAFYKLMPHNAMAALFGAAFLYAIVALVMGVRAFWRDIGEPVGMKTDIGALLQAIRDAGELRYLDGGGVGCFNEDDRPTDRRKLYHHFTFYGFVLCFASTCVATLYHYLLAREAPYAWWDLPVVLGTLGGIGLLIGPVGLLTERWKRDPVLVDEARYGMDIAFIVMLFLTSLTGMALLILRETAAMGPLLALHLGVVFSLFITMPYGKFVHGIYRFVALMRYAMERKAMGHI; encoded by the coding sequence ATGCACGGAACCCGAATTCTGGAGGAAGCCGACCGGCTGATGACGGTCTGCAATTCCTGCCGCTATTGCGAGGGGCTCTGCGCGGTATTTCCGGCGATGGAAATGCGCCGGGCGTTTTCTGATGGCGACCTCAACTACCTCGCCAATCTCTGCCATTCCTGCGGCGCCTGCTACACCGACTGCCAGTTCTCGCCGCCGCATGAATTCGACGTCAATGTGCCGAAGACGCTGGCCGTGGCGCGTGCCGAGTCCTACGCGGCCTATACGTGGCCCCGCGCCTTCTCCGGCGCCTTCGCGCGCAACGGGCTCGTCATCAGCCTCGTTGCCGCGCTCAGCGTCGCCGCGTTCATCTTCGGCTTCGCGGCGCTGAACGACCGGCAGGTGCTGTTTGGCGCCCACACCGGGCCGGGCGCGTTCTACAAACTGATGCCGCACAATGCGATGGCGGCCCTGTTCGGCGCGGCGTTCCTGTACGCGATCGTCGCGCTCGTGATGGGCGTGCGCGCGTTCTGGCGCGACATCGGTGAGCCCGTCGGCATGAAGACCGATATCGGCGCTCTGCTGCAAGCGATCCGTGATGCCGGCGAGTTGCGCTACCTCGACGGCGGCGGGGTCGGCTGCTTCAACGAGGACGACCGCCCGACCGATCGCCGCAAGCTTTATCACCATTTCACCTTTTACGGTTTTGTCCTTTGCTTCGCCTCGACCTGCGTCGCGACGCTGTATCATTATCTGCTGGCGCGCGAGGCGCCGTATGCATGGTGGGATCTGCCGGTCGTGCTCGGCACGCTCGGCGGCATCGGGCTGCTGATCGGGCCGGTCGGCTTGCTCACTGAACGATGGAAGCGCGATCCCGTGCTGGTCGATGAAGCGCGCTACGGCATGGATATCGCGTTCATCGTGATGCTGTTTCTTACCAGCCTGACCGGCATGGCATTGCTGATCCTGCGCGAGACGGCGGCAATGGGGCCGCTGCTGGCGCTGCATCTCGGCGTGGTGTTCTCGCTGTTCATCACCATGCCCTACGGCAAGTTCGTGCACGGCATCTATCGTTTCGTCGCGCTGATGCGTTATGCGATGGAGCGGAAGGCGATGGGGCATATCTGA
- a CDS encoding DedA family protein produces the protein MLFPTDLTSFLDLIRQHGDAAYSFMFAYAASHSLLLALFAGYAAHSGALALGTLIVICWFGSFAGDIIRFWIGRRYGARLLLRFPRFERPVNTVVRLTDRYYVWMILFHRFPHGIRGLAGFAYGISRLPWSTFLALNFAAAGLWSGVVVSAGYAFGQFSETSINNASSGLGIVMLVAFLGLSWLLSRKLEQIVERY, from the coding sequence TTGCTGTTTCCGACGGATCTGACCTCGTTCCTCGACCTCATACGCCAGCATGGCGATGCGGCCTACAGTTTCATGTTTGCCTATGCGGCCTCGCATAGCCTGTTGCTTGCGCTGTTCGCGGGCTACGCGGCGCATTCGGGCGCGCTGGCTCTTGGCACGCTCATCGTGATCTGCTGGTTCGGCAGTTTCGCCGGCGACATCATTCGCTTCTGGATCGGGCGGCGCTACGGTGCCCGCTTGCTCCTTCGTTTTCCGCGGTTCGAGCGCCCCGTGAATACCGTCGTCCGCCTGACGGACCGTTATTATGTCTGGATGATCCTGTTTCATCGTTTCCCGCATGGCATCCGCGGGCTCGCGGGGTTTGCCTACGGCATATCGCGGCTGCCCTGGTCCACATTCCTCGCGCTCAACTTCGCAGCTGCCGGCCTTTGGTCCGGCGTCGTTGTCTCGGCCGGCTATGCCTTCGGTCAATTCTCCGAGACGTCCATCAACAATGCCTCTTCGGGCCTGGGCATCGTGATGCTGGTCGCGTTCCTCGGCCTGTCCTGGTTGCTCAGCAGGAAGCTCGAGCAGATCGTGGAGCGATACTGA